The genome window CGCATTCCAAGATGCCGCGCTCGCCCATGCCCCAGACCAGCAGGTCGGCCTTGGCGTCCATGAGAATGGGGCGGCGCAGGGCGTCGGTCCAGAAATCGTAGTGGCTGACCCGCCGCAGGGAGGCTTCAATGCCGCCCAGCACCAACGGCAGGCCCGGAAATGCCTGGCGCGCCAGATTGGCGTAGACCAGGCAGGCCCGGTTGGGCCGCGCGCCCGCCTTGCCGCCGGGCGTATAAGCGTCGTCGTGGCGTTTTTTGCGAAAGGCCGTGTAATGGGCCAGCAGGGAATCCAGGGCTCCGGCGCTGACGCCCGCGAACAGGCGGGGTCGGCCCATGACCAGCAGATCGTCGGGTTTGTCCCAGCGGGGCTGGGCCACCAGACCGGTGCGGAAGCCGTGGTGAATCAGCCAGCGCGCCAACAGCACGCAGCCAAACGAGGGATGGTCCACATAGGCGTCGCCGGTGATCAGCAGCACGTCCAGAGTATCCCAGCCCAGAGCCAGCATTTCCTCACGGGACATGGGCAGAAAACGCGGCTGGGCCGGAAAGGATGAAGCGCTTGGGGAAGTTGGAGCTCCCGGCAGGGCCGTCGTTTCCCGTATCGCCATGGAAACATCGGGGAATCGGGGCATGCGGGGCCGTGCCGCCGCGGAGTCGGCCGCCGGGGCCTGACGACGTGGGCGTTGCCGCCCGCGCGAACGCACGGGGCGTTTTTCTTCCGCTGAAGATAGCGGCGCGCCGGACGTTTCCGACCGGCGCGATGAAGCCGCGCCCGCCTCTTCCCGCTCCGGCACCGTTGCAGGACGCCAGGGGACGGGAAAAGGCGGGGCCTTATGTTTGTCAGCGGCCATTGGGCGGCGTAACCAGAGGCATGTCCGCACTGCCCGGCGGCGGAATCATGGGATCGCCGGGCATATTGTTCATGGGAGCGCCCATCTTGGGCGGCATGCCGCCCATGCCGGGCTTCATGCCCGCCGCGTGTCCCTTGAGGAATTCATCCCATTCCACGCGTTCGATGGCGCCGTCGCCGTTTTTGTCAATGACCACAAAGGCGCTTTCTTTCATATTGGGGAATGCGGCCT of Desulfovibrio porci contains these proteins:
- a CDS encoding EF-hand domain-containing protein, which codes for MTRVLRFSAQPVFWQMFALLALAGLLALPTLTRAADDPAKAAPRDKFEEMDTNKDGKVVLEEFQAAFPNMKESAFVVIDKNGDGAIERVEWDEFLKGHAAGMKPGMGGMPPKMGAPMNNMPGDPMIPPPGSADMPLVTPPNGR